The following are from one region of the Marinomonas sp. CT5 genome:
- a CDS encoding methyl-accepting chemotaxis protein, translating to MLNRINDIKIRYKLWAIIGLMSMGTAALILVSLTSLFNSHVDARKDRTQDILDIVNTTLAPIYKQQESGKLSPEQAKQQGIALLSEFKYGDQQSLWIVNKNSHTLLNSPTNYKKNTPPSPLVAALSDSQTENTKKTYQTIEFNYQSDDGSSHRMIASASTFNPWNITIIATASMDEVISFFLNALVDYAIVVGLLTVLVGGSALYIIHLVTSRVTSLCKTMTSVQHSGDLTQRVEFNGLDEMGDMARAFNSMMNDFQSIVRNVSHSSETLDSIVEQTNNSTTKTAQGVARQLSNTSKATELMQGVMASVEDTLAIAEQANNTTQELGQHSKQGLGVMDKANQDIQRLSVEVGEAAKQIQQLREDVTHISDRLGIITEVADQTNLLALNAAIEAARAGEQGRGFAVVADEVRQLAQRSQLAATEIGGLIDQLTQQTLDTVEVMESARNTANQGAEQTSQAGQTFTQIADGVVSISKLNSNISGAADRQFESSQTVNETLENIASICEETNHNSTDIQTSVNNLEECASQLRQLVHQFST from the coding sequence ATGCTCAACCGCATTAATGACATTAAAATTCGTTACAAGTTATGGGCTATTATTGGTCTGATGTCGATGGGTACCGCGGCTCTTATTCTCGTCTCCTTAACCTCATTATTTAACAGCCATGTGGATGCACGAAAAGATAGAACACAAGATATTTTAGACATAGTCAACACCACCCTTGCCCCTATTTATAAACAACAAGAGTCCGGTAAACTGAGCCCGGAACAGGCCAAACAACAAGGTATTGCACTATTATCAGAATTCAAATATGGCGATCAGCAGAGCCTCTGGATTGTAAACAAAAACAGTCACACTTTACTCAATTCACCAACAAATTATAAGAAGAATACGCCTCCTTCACCATTAGTGGCCGCACTCAGTGATAGTCAAACTGAAAATACGAAAAAAACCTATCAGACAATTGAGTTTAATTATCAAAGCGATGATGGCAGCAGCCATCGAATGATCGCCAGCGCATCAACATTCAACCCTTGGAATATCACCATTATCGCCACCGCCTCTATGGATGAGGTAATCAGCTTCTTTCTAAACGCTCTTGTGGATTATGCTATTGTCGTTGGGCTACTAACTGTCTTAGTTGGAGGCTCAGCACTTTATATTATCCACTTGGTAACCAGTCGGGTTACATCATTGTGTAAAACCATGACTTCAGTTCAACACTCTGGCGACTTAACTCAACGTGTGGAATTCAATGGACTAGACGAAATGGGAGACATGGCCCGTGCTTTTAATAGCATGATGAATGACTTCCAATCTATCGTACGCAATGTTAGCCATTCTAGTGAAACCTTAGACAGCATCGTAGAGCAAACGAACAACTCAACCACAAAAACAGCCCAAGGCGTTGCCAGACAGCTATCCAACACAAGTAAAGCAACGGAGCTCATGCAAGGTGTAATGGCCTCGGTTGAAGATACGCTTGCCATTGCCGAACAAGCTAATAACACCACACAAGAATTAGGCCAACACTCCAAACAAGGCCTTGGAGTAATGGATAAAGCTAACCAAGATATTCAGCGACTGTCAGTGGAAGTTGGCGAAGCCGCTAAACAAATTCAGCAATTACGTGAAGATGTTACGCATATTAGCGATAGACTGGGTATTATCACTGAGGTAGCAGATCAAACGAATCTGCTTGCACTAAATGCCGCCATTGAAGCCGCCCGAGCTGGAGAGCAAGGTAGAGGCTTTGCCGTCGTCGCGGATGAAGTACGCCAGTTGGCACAACGTTCACAACTAGCGGCGACAGAAATTGGTGGCCTGATCGATCAACTCACCCAACAAACTCTCGATACAGTCGAAGTAATGGAGTCTGCGCGAAATACGGCAAATCAAGGAGCGGAACAAACCTCTCAAGCAGGACAAACATTCACGCAAATTGCCGATGGTGTTGTGTCTATATCTAAACTCAATAGCAATATTAGTGGTGCAGCCGATCGCCAATTTGAATCTTCACAAACCGTTAATGAGACATTAGAAAATATCGCTAGCATCTGTGAAGAAACCAACCATAACTCTACAGATATTCAAACGTCAGTAAACAACTTAGAAGAGTGTGCGAGCCAATTACGTCAGCTAGTTCATCAATTCAGCACCTAG
- a CDS encoding YqaA family protein: MLDYLSIFVVSFLSATILPLGSEGLLLYFANDPALSVLSLWGWASLGNTFGGLTNWFLGLYLLKYEGEKWFPIKPKTRHKAERFFNRYGIWSLLFTWLPVVGDGIALVSGVLRTPIWYFLPLVLLGKAARYALILWGQHLLFVI, encoded by the coding sequence TTGTTAGATTACCTTTCTATCTTTGTCGTGTCTTTTCTATCTGCCACTATTTTGCCGTTGGGGTCTGAAGGTCTGTTGCTGTATTTTGCAAATGATCCGGCCTTATCTGTGTTAAGTCTTTGGGGGTGGGCGAGTTTGGGAAATACTTTTGGGGGCTTAACAAACTGGTTTTTAGGCTTGTATTTGCTTAAATACGAAGGTGAAAAATGGTTTCCGATAAAACCGAAGACGCGCCATAAAGCAGAGCGTTTTTTTAACCGATATGGTATTTGGAGCTTATTATTTACTTGGCTTCCTGTTGTTGGTGATGGGATTGCTTTAGTATCAGGTGTATTAAGAACCCCTATTTGGTATTTTTTACCTTTAGTTCTGTTGGGTAAAGCTGCACGTTATGCCTTAATTTTATGGGGACAGCACTTGCTATTTGTTATATAA
- a CDS encoding SPOR domain-containing protein, which translates to MGMSKGLIVAITGLSLSACSLFGEKSTTLSYEELQKKVISHDEQWQTVKPKLDRIDELEAEVAALKEEKAAKEETETMVSDESMAAVNVAPAVMAAPVEEQAVNTTSPVVKAPVMADEKVYGVQVASYANRDEAVRGWRVLQKSFPTSFDGLSPLINQKDVNGRTMYQLKVGPFVNKAFSQDFCKMLKDKGKDCLVTLYNGETFASN; encoded by the coding sequence ATGGGAATGTCCAAAGGGTTAATCGTTGCCATCACTGGGTTGTCATTAAGTGCTTGTTCACTTTTTGGTGAAAAAAGCACGACTCTGAGCTATGAAGAACTACAAAAAAAAGTCATCTCGCACGATGAACAATGGCAGACGGTGAAGCCAAAATTAGATCGAATTGATGAGCTTGAAGCGGAAGTGGCTGCTTTAAAAGAAGAGAAAGCCGCTAAAGAAGAAACTGAAACTATGGTGAGTGATGAGAGTATGGCAGCTGTTAATGTTGCTCCTGCTGTTATGGCTGCTCCAGTCGAAGAGCAAGCGGTTAACACAACGTCTCCTGTTGTCAAAGCCCCAGTTATGGCTGATGAAAAAGTATATGGTGTTCAGGTTGCTTCCTATGCGAATCGTGATGAAGCCGTGCGTGGATGGCGCGTACTGCAAAAGTCGTTCCCTACTTCATTCGACGGCTTGTCTCCTCTGATTAATCAGAAAGACGTTAATGGTCGTACTATGTATCAACTGAAAGTGGGTCCATTTGTAAATAAAGCATTTAGCCAAGACTTCTGTAAGATGTTGAAAGATAAAGGTAAAGATTGCCTAGTTACTCTATATAATGGCGAAACTTTCGCGAGTAACTAA
- a CDS encoding DUF945 family protein, whose product MKKILAVLAFMLVAACLVAPKIIAPKHQEKLAEIVASINKATGYSAHIISTHSAWFGSENKVLVSYDISPLDTSGQSQKLETELLIITHYGPLLFSKQGIVGLYSTDIHISGEKERPILNWNKDLPLYQLSILGDFNGNIKVADSIPKFSNPDNGIQFGGYSGQGEFKAQKFSYQGTLQQVDMTGRLPPIKVEKFTVSIDLDSDLDTLMSGGFYKSKTNFSLDRLSVGTDTELSGIKIKVGSDLDKETQLGKVTLDYYINHMTYGEIEVNDLAMLTELTNLSNRFFTDFKTFSNKVPVHVDSQESNYEKLLTFMQENIAELLAQKPQFNITEFKSSFPEGNFTGNLSSHFANIQTPTLNELISPDFWLYNTVIKANIKVDEPLLRDLAEQFIANKMRAPKNAPQVKLQVQRLLQSLVDGGILKGPEKTVIQSDRYFYSSELLIKSGQARINDTPFPLM is encoded by the coding sequence GTGAAAAAAATACTTGCTGTGCTGGCTTTCATGCTTGTTGCTGCTTGCCTTGTTGCTCCAAAGATTATTGCGCCAAAGCATCAAGAAAAACTTGCCGAGATCGTCGCCAGTATAAATAAGGCAACAGGCTATAGCGCTCATATTATTTCGACTCATTCAGCATGGTTTGGCTCTGAAAATAAAGTTCTAGTGTCTTATGATATTTCGCCATTAGACACATCAGGTCAAAGTCAAAAGCTTGAAACAGAATTGCTAATCATTACTCACTACGGCCCTTTACTCTTTTCAAAGCAAGGAATTGTTGGACTCTATTCAACTGATATTCATATTAGTGGCGAAAAAGAACGCCCTATCCTCAATTGGAATAAAGATCTGCCTTTGTATCAACTTTCGATACTTGGTGACTTCAACGGAAATATCAAAGTAGCCGATTCAATTCCAAAGTTTAGTAATCCCGACAACGGCATTCAGTTCGGTGGTTATTCAGGCCAAGGGGAATTTAAAGCACAGAAATTTTCCTATCAAGGCACATTACAACAAGTCGATATGACAGGCCGTTTGCCTCCCATAAAAGTAGAAAAATTTACCGTTTCAATTGATCTCGATAGCGATCTAGACACCTTAATGAGCGGCGGGTTTTATAAAAGTAAAACGAATTTTAGCTTAGATAGATTAAGTGTTGGCACGGACACCGAACTTTCAGGAATAAAGATTAAAGTTGGCTCCGACCTAGATAAAGAAACGCAGCTAGGTAAGGTAACACTAGATTATTATATTAATCATATGACATATGGTGAAATAGAAGTAAATGATCTCGCGATGCTTACTGAACTTACTAACCTCAGCAATAGATTTTTCACCGACTTCAAAACTTTTTCAAACAAAGTCCCTGTTCATGTCGACTCACAAGAGAGTAACTACGAAAAACTGCTAACCTTTATGCAAGAAAATATTGCTGAATTATTAGCTCAAAAACCACAGTTCAATATTACAGAATTTAAAAGCTCTTTTCCTGAAGGCAACTTCACGGGGAACTTATCAAGTCATTTTGCAAATATACAGACACCAACACTTAATGAATTGATATCACCTGATTTCTGGCTTTATAACACAGTAATTAAAGCAAATATTAAAGTCGATGAACCATTATTAAGAGATCTAGCTGAGCAGTTTATCGCCAATAAAATGCGCGCACCTAAAAATGCACCTCAAGTGAAACTACAAGTACAAAGGTTGTTACAGAGCTTAGTCGATGGTGGAATTTTAAAAGGCCCTGAAAAAACTGTTATCCAATCAGATCGGTATTTTTACTCCAGTGAACTGTTAATAAAAAGCGGTCAAGCAAGGATTAATGACACCCCATTCCCCTTGATGTAA